The Bacteroidales bacterium DNA segment TACAAAGTTCGCAACGTAATGTAACAGGTAAGGTGTATGTTGATTTGAAACCTTATCACTATGTTTTGGTAGGAGTTGAGAGCAACTTTGACTTAATGAAGTCAGACTTTGGTGAGTATGGCGAGGTAAACAAAGCATGGGATGCAGACGATGTTAAAGGATTTACAAAAATTCTTGGCAACCAAATGAAGATATACCACGCAGTACAAACAAAAAACGGTAAAAACGAATAATATAGACTTATGATAAAAGTAGGAATAGTCGGAGGGGCTGGTTATACCGCCGGAGAGTTGATTAGACTGTTAATCAATCACCCCGATGTTGAGATAGTATTTATCAATAGTAACAGTAATGCAGGAAACCCTATTACCGATGTTCATTCGGGATTATATGGCGAAACCGATTTGAAGTTTACCGATGAGTTGCCATTTGAGGCGATTGATGTATTGTTCTTCTGTACCGCTCATGGTGATACAAAGAAATTTATGGAGTCGCACACATTGCCTGAGGAGTTGAAGATAATAGACCTCTCAATGGATTATCGTTTGGCAGATGAGTCGCACGATTTTGTATATGGATTACCTGAGGTAAATCGTAAAAAACTGATACGTTGCAAACACGTTGCAAACCCGGGATGCTTTGCAACAGCAATACAGTTGGCACTATTGCCATTAGCAAAAAATCTTTTGCTAAACAACCCTGTGCATATTAATGCCATAACAGGAAGTACAGGAGCAGGACAAAAGCCTTCGGCAACATCGCATTTCAGTTGGCGTAACGACAATATATCGATATACAAACCCTTTACACACCAACACTTGGCAGAGATAGGCGAAACATTGCATACGTTACAATCAACAGCAACCGATGAACTCTATTTTATCCCTGTTCGCGGATGTTTCGCACGCGGAATATTTGTAACTTTATATACCGACTGTGCAGTATCGGAGGAGGAGTTGTATAAGATTTATAACGAATATTACGATGACCACTCATTTACCCATATAAGTACAAAACCGATTGATTTGAAACAAGTTGTAAACACCAATAAATGTTTAATACATATTGAGAAGAAAGGTGACAAAGTGCTTATCACTTCGGCAATAGATAACCTATTGAAGGGTGCATCGGGTACAGCGGTACACAATATGAATTTACTATTTGGTTTAAAAGAGACAGTAGGTTTAATGCTTAAACCATCGGCGTTCTAAATAGTTTTTAGTTGTTAGAGATGAAACTATTTGATGTATATCCACTTTTTGATATAGAGATAGTTTTATCAAAAGCAGAAATAAAAACATGATAAACTAACCCCTCCGACTTACAGCCACCTCCCCTAATTCAGGGGAGGAGTTAAAAATTGCTCACCTATTTTAGGGGAGCTGTCCATAGGACTGAGGGGTAAAACTTAATTTATCTCATAAACCAAACATGGTTAAAAAGAATAATTATTCTCAAGTAAATAATAGACAGGAACTGGTAGAAGAGAGAAAAAGTTTAAGAACTTTTGGAACGTCAGCAGAAGCAATGTTGTGGTTGCATCTTAAAAATAAACAGCTTGATGGTTGGAGATGGCGACGTCAATTTTCGGTTGGACCTTACATTATAGATTTCTATTGTCCTAAGGCAAAATTAGGGATAGAATTGGATGGTAACAATCACTATTCCTTGTCGGGTATGGAATATGATGATTTTAGGACTATTCAGTTGTATAATATTTATGGGGTAAAATTGTTGCGTTTTGAGAATAATATGATATGGAAAGATATAGATTCGGTATTGTATGAGATAAAAAGAGTTTTGCAAGAAACCGAAATAAAAACATGATAAACTCCCCCCCTCCGACTTACAGCCACCTCCCCTAATTCAAGGGAGGAGTTAAAAAACTGCTCACCTATTTTAGGGGAGCTGTCCGCAGGACTGAGGGGTAAGTATATTAATATTGTTAGAAAAATAAATAACAATTTAAATAAAGATGAAACTATTTGATGTATATCCTCTCTTTGATATAGAGATAAAAGAGGGAAAAGGATGTAAAGTATATGATGAGAAGGGGCAGGAGTATCTTGACCTTTACGGCGGACACGCTGTAATATCGGTAGGACATTCGCACCCTCATTATGTTCAAGCAATAAAGAATCAAGCAGAGAAGTTGGTATTTTACTCAAACTCTGTAAAAAACAGTTTGCAGGTTGAGTTGGCAGAGAAGATGGGTAAAATTTCGGGATATGAAGATTACTCATTGTTCCTTATCAATTCAGGAGCTGAGGCAAACGAGAATGCACTAAAACTTGCATCATTTCACACAGGATGTAAGAGAG contains these protein-coding regions:
- a CDS encoding N-acetyl-gamma-glutamyl-phosphate reductase; translated protein: MIKVGIVGGAGYTAGELIRLLINHPDVEIVFINSNSNAGNPITDVHSGLYGETDLKFTDELPFEAIDVLFFCTAHGDTKKFMESHTLPEELKIIDLSMDYRLADESHDFVYGLPEVNRKKLIRCKHVANPGCFATAIQLALLPLAKNLLLNNPVHINAITGSTGAGQKPSATSHFSWRNDNISIYKPFTHQHLAEIGETLHTLQSTATDELYFIPVRGCFARGIFVTLYTDCAVSEEELYKIYNEYYDDHSFTHISTKPIDLKQVVNTNKCLIHIEKKGDKVLITSAIDNLLKGASGTAVHNMNLLFGLKETVGLMLKPSAF
- a CDS encoding DUF559 domain-containing protein gives rise to the protein MVKKNNYSQVNNRQELVEERKSLRTFGTSAEAMLWLHLKNKQLDGWRWRRQFSVGPYIIDFYCPKAKLGIELDGNNHYSLSGMEYDDFRTIQLYNIYGVKLLRFENNMIWKDIDSVLYEIKRVLQETEIKT